In one window of Caenimonas aquaedulcis DNA:
- a CDS encoding DegQ family serine endoprotease: MAQAQIKAAPLVLALLGAGLVGGAGVEALHRSNVNAQPAPVVAAATPAVVNAPAPVAPALAASTLPDFPRITERYGPAVVNISVTGTRKTAASADGEDMSDPFEFFRRFQQGPRGRQPQRDVPMHGLGSGFIVSADGIILTNAHVVKDASEVTVKLTDRREYRAKVLGSDPKTDVAVLKIEAKNLPVVTLGNTKDLRVGEWVLAIGSPFGFENTVTAGVVSAKGRSLPDDSSVPFIQTDVAVNPGNSGGPLFNGRGEVVGINSQIYSQSGGYQGVSFAIPIDVASRIRDQIVATGKVEHARLGVTVQEVNQTLADSFKLDRPEGALVSSIEKGGPAERAGLQPGDVIRNVNGQAIIASGDLPAILGLKSPGDRVQMEVWRQGRKVDVTAQLAGAGEKVAKAENKPDAATGGKLGLALRPLQEAEKRQSGIAEGLLVEDVGGAAARAGVEAGDVILAVNGTPAKSVEQVRSVVAKSDKSVALLIQRGDDKIFVPVRIG; this comes from the coding sequence ATGGCACAAGCTCAAATCAAGGCGGCCCCGCTGGTCCTGGCATTGCTCGGCGCAGGCCTCGTCGGCGGCGCGGGCGTCGAAGCCCTGCACCGCAGCAACGTCAACGCGCAACCGGCGCCCGTGGTCGCGGCCGCCACGCCGGCGGTGGTGAATGCGCCCGCGCCCGTCGCGCCCGCGCTCGCCGCCTCCACGCTTCCCGACTTCCCCCGCATCACCGAGCGCTACGGCCCGGCGGTGGTGAACATCAGCGTGACCGGCACCCGCAAGACCGCGGCTTCCGCGGACGGCGAAGACATGAGCGATCCGTTCGAGTTCTTCCGCCGCTTCCAGCAGGGCCCGCGGGGGCGCCAGCCGCAGCGCGACGTGCCGATGCACGGCCTGGGCTCGGGCTTCATCGTGAGCGCCGACGGCATCATCCTCACCAACGCGCACGTCGTGAAGGACGCGAGCGAAGTGACGGTGAAGCTCACCGACCGCCGCGAATACCGCGCGAAGGTGCTCGGCAGCGACCCGAAGACCGACGTCGCCGTACTGAAGATCGAGGCGAAGAACCTGCCCGTCGTCACGCTCGGCAACACCAAGGACCTGCGCGTGGGGGAATGGGTGCTGGCCATCGGCTCGCCCTTCGGCTTCGAGAACACCGTGACGGCCGGCGTCGTGAGCGCCAAGGGCCGTTCGCTACCCGACGACAGCTCCGTGCCCTTCATCCAGACCGACGTCGCGGTGAACCCCGGCAACTCGGGCGGCCCGCTCTTCAACGGCCGCGGTGAAGTCGTGGGCATCAACTCGCAGATCTACAGCCAGTCGGGCGGCTACCAGGGGGTGTCCTTCGCGATCCCGATCGACGTCGCCTCGCGCATCCGCGACCAGATCGTCGCCACAGGCAAGGTGGAACATGCGCGGCTGGGCGTCACGGTGCAGGAAGTGAACCAGACGCTGGCCGATTCGTTCAAGCTCGACCGCCCCGAAGGCGCGCTGGTGTCGAGCATCGAGAAGGGCGGCCCCGCGGAGCGCGCGGGCCTGCAGCCCGGCGACGTGATCCGCAACGTGAACGGCCAGGCCATCATCGCGTCCGGCGACCTGCCCGCGATCCTCGGCCTGAAGTCGCCCGGCGACCGCGTGCAGATGGAAGTCTGGCGCCAGGGCCGCAAGGTGGACGTGACCGCGCAACTCGCGGGCGCGGGCGAGAAGGTCGCGAAGGCGGAGAACAAGCCCGATGCGGCGACGGGCGGCAAGCTCGGCCTCGCGCTGCGGCCGCTGCAGGAAGCCGAGAAGCGTCAGTCGGGCATCGCCGAGGGTCTCCTGGTGGAAGACGTCGGCGGCGCGGCAGCGCGTGCGGGCGTCGAAGCCGGCGACGTGATCCTCGCGGTGAACGGCACGCCCGCGAAGAGCGTCGAGCAGGTGCGCTCGGTGGTCGCGAAATCCGACAAGTCGGTGGCGCTCCTGATCCAGCGCGGCGACGACAAGATCTTCGTGCCGGTGCGGATCGGCTAA
- a CDS encoding ATP-binding protein → MSEVPAPTPHSLRRRLLWLVLAAIALVSTLQASTAYRTALQQADTMFDYHLQELARSVHGGVPFTRGDGSDDHDFQVQIWGPDGAQIFRSAGTALPSQAVLGFSDVSVQGVRFRVYSLQTPEHTIQIAQDLDARQARARALAARAVLPIALLAPLLMMAVWWLISRSLAPVERMRRQVAGRAADDLAPLPDAGLPQEVLPLVQEINLLFARVRGAFEAQQHFVADAAHELRSPLTALKLQAQALRRAQDEPAREAAVARLNEGIDRAIQLVSQLLVLAREEGEDAGSEPQRIGLQDLVRQVVADVLPQAQARRVDIGMTTHEEAIVRGQREPLHILLRNLLDNAVKYAPEGGQVDIALSNDDAGALLVVEDNGPGIPPDERERVFDRFYRTQDAQATGSGLGLAIVRTIAARHGASVSLLSSPRLGGLRVEVRFPPA, encoded by the coding sequence ATGAGCGAGGTGCCCGCGCCCACGCCCCATTCGCTCCGGCGGCGGCTGCTCTGGCTGGTGCTGGCCGCCATCGCGCTCGTGTCGACGCTGCAGGCCAGCACGGCGTATCGCACGGCGCTCCAGCAGGCCGACACGATGTTCGACTACCACCTGCAGGAGCTCGCGCGCTCCGTGCATGGCGGTGTGCCGTTCACGCGCGGCGATGGTTCCGACGACCACGATTTCCAGGTGCAGATCTGGGGCCCGGACGGTGCGCAGATCTTCCGCTCCGCGGGCACGGCGCTGCCGTCGCAGGCCGTGCTGGGCTTCTCCGACGTGTCGGTGCAGGGCGTGCGGTTTCGCGTCTATTCGCTTCAGACGCCGGAGCACACGATCCAGATCGCGCAGGACCTCGATGCGCGGCAGGCGCGCGCGCGGGCCCTGGCGGCGCGCGCCGTCCTGCCGATCGCGCTGCTCGCGCCGCTGCTGATGATGGCGGTGTGGTGGCTCATCAGCCGCTCGCTCGCGCCTGTCGAGCGCATGCGCCGGCAGGTCGCCGGCCGCGCGGCCGATGATCTCGCCCCGCTGCCCGACGCCGGGTTGCCGCAGGAAGTGCTGCCGCTCGTGCAGGAGATCAACCTGCTGTTCGCGCGGGTGCGCGGCGCGTTCGAGGCGCAGCAGCACTTCGTGGCCGATGCGGCGCACGAACTGCGCTCGCCGCTCACCGCGCTCAAGCTGCAGGCGCAGGCGCTGCGCCGCGCGCAGGACGAGCCGGCGCGAGAAGCAGCCGTCGCGCGGCTCAACGAGGGCATCGACCGCGCGATCCAGCTGGTGAGCCAGCTCCTGGTGCTGGCGCGCGAAGAGGGCGAAGACGCCGGCAGCGAGCCGCAGCGCATCGGCCTGCAGGACCTCGTGCGGCAGGTGGTCGCGGACGTGCTGCCGCAGGCGCAGGCGAGGCGCGTGGACATCGGGATGACCACGCATGAAGAGGCCATCGTGCGCGGCCAGCGCGAGCCGCTGCACATCCTCCTGCGCAACCTGCTCGACAACGCGGTCAAGTACGCGCCGGAAGGCGGGCAGGTCGACATCGCGCTGTCCAACGACGACGCCGGTGCGCTCCTGGTGGTCGAAGACAACGGGCCCGGCATCCCGCCGGACGAGCGCGAACGCGTGTTCGACCGCTTCTATCGGACGCAGGATGCGCAGGCGACGGGCAGCGGCCTGGGGCTCGCCATCGTGCGCACCATTGCCGCGCGGCACGGCGCGTCGGTGTCGCTGCTGAGTTCGCCGCGCCTGGGCGGCCTGCGCGTGGAAGTGCGATTTCCGCCTGCTTAA
- a CDS encoding response regulator produces the protein MRVLLVEDDAMIGEAVLDALRADRYAVDWVRDGVMADTALRTETYDLVLLDLGLPKRDGLQVLRDLRGRHVTVPVLIATARDAVGDRIAGLDAGADDYVVKPFDTDELLARIRALIRRSAGRGEPVFSHKGVTLNPATREASVHGEPVSLSAREWAVLEPMLARPGVVFSRSQLEEKLYGWKDDISSNAIEVYVHGLRKKLGSDMIQTVRGLGYLVPRL, from the coding sequence ATGCGAGTTCTGCTGGTCGAGGACGACGCGATGATCGGCGAGGCCGTGCTGGATGCCCTGCGCGCGGACCGTTATGCCGTCGACTGGGTGCGCGACGGCGTCATGGCGGACACGGCGCTGCGCACCGAAACCTATGACCTGGTGCTGCTGGACCTCGGCCTGCCCAAGCGCGACGGCCTGCAGGTGCTGCGCGACCTGCGGGGCCGGCACGTCACTGTCCCCGTGCTGATCGCCACCGCGCGCGACGCCGTGGGGGATCGCATCGCCGGGCTGGACGCCGGCGCCGACGATTACGTCGTGAAGCCCTTCGACACCGACGAACTGCTCGCGCGCATCCGCGCGCTCATCCGCCGCAGCGCGGGGCGGGGCGAGCCCGTCTTCAGCCACAAGGGCGTGACGCTCAACCCCGCGACGCGCGAGGCCTCCGTGCACGGGGAGCCCGTGTCGCTCTCCGCGCGCGAGTGGGCGGTGCTCGAGCCGATGCTCGCGCGTCCCGGCGTCGTCTTCTCGCGCAGCCAGCTCGAAGAAAAACTCTATGGCTGGAAGGACGACATCAGCAGCAACGCCATCGAGGTCTACGTGCACGGCCTGCGCAAGAAGCTGGGCAGCGACATGATCCAGACCGTGCGCGGCCTGGGCTATCTCGTTCCGCGCTTATGA
- a CDS encoding circularly permuted type 2 ATP-grasp protein, protein MDKHTDPSPSLFGADAQESPTALAAALAPPAAAGHYDELRGGVPGGAPAPEWSHFFETLGRDGFADLNRRTTNLERQVRDNGITYNVYADADGPQRPWSLDLFPLIISPQSWAKLEAGVLQRVKLLDRVMADVYGPQQLLAGNLLPPALVQGHPGYLRPMHGVKPASGMHLHIAAFDMARDPAGDWWVVSQRTQAPSGLGYLLENRLIISRSFPEAFRDLKVQRLAATYRALVDGMRAMCPAQSDPRIVLLTPGPYNETYFEHAYLARYLGLTLVEGSDLTVRDERLYLKTLQGLEPVHGLLKRLDDEFLDPLELRSDSRLGVPGLLQAIRAGNVLVANAPGSAFLESTAMLGFLPALSRHLLGEELKLPSLATWWCGERAAMQAVLPQLATSVIKPTYAGPGAGATLGRSLSRRELDEWAGRIVREAEEHTIQAYLPLSQMPTWKQSPQGDHIVPRSLMLRVFAVSDGPQSWRVLPGGLCRIASTELEITSMQRGGSSADTWVLTDGEVDPTSLLHHDQPAVDIAHRSRSVTSRAGENLFWLGRYTERTENTTRLARLALESLNGEDQTSQPLLAWLGEMAVANALVLPAVPPPTQGRRVFERSLIASLAESDDSASVGYNLASLRLAASAVRERLSQEQWNVIVRAEREFIEGCAMSEVDSDYSSVEALRVLETLSGHTAAMTGAQTDRMTRDDGWRLLSSGRHLERLAFLSSALGWAIETDALSDEGGFEAVVALFDSTITFHAQYQQRHDIPALLDLLVLDRDNPRSLGWVAQTLRGRLAKLAGSAPGELPEIALVVPDPQRWSLQAMCERDENGRYTALLDLLQQCTDAAYKLSDDLGARYFTHSGDSRRSVGA, encoded by the coding sequence GTGGACAAACACACCGATCCGTCACCTTCGCTCTTCGGGGCCGATGCCCAGGAATCCCCGACGGCACTCGCCGCCGCATTGGCGCCGCCCGCGGCCGCCGGGCATTACGACGAACTGCGCGGCGGCGTCCCCGGCGGCGCCCCCGCCCCCGAGTGGTCGCATTTCTTCGAGACGCTGGGCCGCGACGGCTTCGCGGACCTGAACCGACGCACCACCAACCTCGAGCGGCAGGTTCGCGACAACGGCATCACCTACAACGTCTATGCCGACGCCGACGGCCCGCAACGCCCCTGGTCGCTGGACCTCTTCCCGCTGATCATCTCGCCGCAAAGCTGGGCGAAGCTCGAAGCCGGCGTGCTCCAGCGCGTGAAGCTGCTCGATCGCGTGATGGCCGACGTCTACGGCCCGCAGCAGCTCCTCGCGGGGAACCTGCTGCCGCCCGCGCTGGTCCAGGGCCATCCGGGCTACCTGCGGCCGATGCATGGCGTGAAGCCCGCCTCGGGCATGCACCTGCACATCGCGGCGTTCGACATGGCGCGCGACCCGGCGGGCGACTGGTGGGTGGTCTCGCAGCGGACGCAGGCGCCCTCTGGCCTCGGCTACCTGCTGGAGAACCGCCTCATCATCTCGCGCTCCTTCCCGGAAGCCTTCCGCGACCTGAAGGTGCAGCGTCTCGCGGCCACCTACCGCGCGCTGGTCGACGGCATGCGCGCGATGTGCCCGGCGCAGTCCGACCCGCGCATCGTGCTGCTCACGCCGGGCCCGTACAACGAGACTTACTTCGAGCACGCCTACCTCGCCCGCTACCTGGGCCTGACCCTGGTCGAAGGCAGCGACCTCACGGTGCGCGACGAGCGGCTCTACCTCAAGACGCTGCAAGGGCTGGAGCCGGTGCACGGCCTGCTCAAGCGCCTGGACGATGAATTCCTCGACCCGCTCGAATTGCGTTCCGACTCGCGCCTGGGCGTGCCCGGCCTGCTGCAGGCGATCCGCGCGGGCAACGTGCTCGTGGCGAACGCGCCCGGCTCGGCCTTCCTCGAATCGACCGCGATGCTCGGCTTCCTGCCCGCGCTGTCGCGTCACCTGCTCGGCGAGGAGTTGAAGCTGCCGTCGCTGGCCACCTGGTGGTGCGGCGAGCGCGCCGCGATGCAGGCCGTGCTGCCGCAGCTCGCCACGAGCGTGATCAAGCCCACCTACGCCGGCCCCGGCGCCGGCGCGACGCTCGGCCGGTCCCTCTCGCGGCGCGAGCTCGACGAATGGGCCGGCCGCATCGTCCGCGAGGCGGAGGAGCACACCATCCAGGCCTACCTGCCGCTGTCGCAGATGCCGACCTGGAAGCAATCCCCGCAGGGCGACCACATCGTGCCGCGGTCGCTGATGCTGCGCGTGTTCGCGGTGTCGGACGGCCCGCAATCCTGGCGTGTGCTGCCCGGCGGGCTGTGCCGCATCGCGAGCACCGAGCTGGAGATCACCTCCATGCAACGCGGCGGCAGCAGCGCGGACACCTGGGTCCTGACCGACGGCGAAGTCGACCCGACCAGCCTGCTGCACCACGACCAGCCCGCCGTCGACATCGCGCACCGCAGCCGCAGCGTGACGAGCCGCGCAGGCGAGAACCTCTTCTGGCTGGGGCGCTACACGGAGCGCACCGAGAACACCACGCGCCTCGCCCGCCTCGCACTCGAATCCCTCAACGGCGAAGACCAGACCTCGCAGCCCTTGCTCGCCTGGCTCGGCGAGATGGCCGTGGCCAATGCGCTCGTGCTGCCGGCCGTGCCGCCGCCCACGCAGGGCCGCCGCGTGTTCGAGCGCTCGCTCATCGCGTCCCTCGCCGAATCGGACGATTCCGCGAGCGTGGGCTACAACCTCGCGTCGCTGCGCCTGGCCGCGTCCGCCGTACGCGAACGCCTGTCGCAGGAGCAGTGGAACGTGATCGTGCGGGCGGAGCGCGAATTCATCGAAGGCTGCGCCATGAGCGAGGTGGACAGCGATTACTCCTCCGTCGAGGCCTTGCGTGTGCTGGAAACCCTCTCCGGCCACACCGCCGCCATGACGGGCGCGCAGACCGACCGCATGACCCGCGACGACGGCTGGCGCCTGCTGTCGAGCGGGCGGCACCTGGAGCGTCTCGCCTTCCTGTCGTCCGCGCTGGGCTGGGCCATCGAAACCGATGCGTTGTCCGACGAAGGCGGCTTCGAAGCCGTCGTCGCCCTCTTCGACAGCACCATCACCTTCCACGCGCAATACCAGCAGCGGCACGACATCCCGGCGCTGCTGGACCTGCTCGTGCTCGACCGCGACAACCCGCGCTCGCTCGGCTGGGTCGCGCAGACCTTGCGCGGACGCCTCGCCAAGCTCGCGGGCAGCGCGCCCGGCGAATTGCCCGAGATCGCGCTGGTCGTGCCCGACCCGCAGCGCTGGTCCCTGCAGGCGATGTGCGAGCGCGACGAGAACGGCAGGTACACCGCCCTGCTCGATCTGCTGCAGCAGTGCACGGACGCCGCATACAAGCTGTCGGACGACCTGGGCGCGCGCTACTTCACCCACTCCGGCGATTCGCGCCGCAGCGTAGGGGCCTAG
- a CDS encoding transglutaminase family protein, whose translation MLLHVVHETHYDYSPPVRTAQHMAHLKPVHNAQQQLLSHELAVHPAPARQTEAIDVYGNTRAFFSLQSAHAQLEVVAESTVQTSAPPLPREEMAWEEVRERLRYHRGAAYDPASEFVFPSSYVPRHENFIEYARPSFIEGRSYIAAARDLMERIYEDFTYETDATDVSTPALRALEMRQGVCQDFAHIMLGCLRSLGLPGRYVSGYLLTEPPPGRPRLVGSDASHAWVSVYLPSESGKGEWADLDPTNNRAPGEDYVTVATGRDYSDVAPVRGVLHGGANHKLRVAVTVAPVAVRATSAD comes from the coding sequence ATGTTGCTCCACGTCGTCCACGAAACGCACTACGACTACTCGCCGCCCGTGCGCACCGCACAGCACATGGCGCACCTCAAGCCCGTGCACAACGCGCAGCAGCAGTTGCTCAGCCACGAGCTCGCGGTGCATCCCGCGCCCGCGCGGCAGACCGAGGCGATCGACGTCTACGGCAACACGCGCGCGTTCTTCAGCCTGCAGTCGGCGCATGCGCAGCTGGAGGTCGTCGCCGAAAGCACCGTACAGACCTCGGCCCCGCCCCTGCCCCGCGAGGAGATGGCATGGGAGGAAGTGCGCGAGCGGCTGCGCTACCACCGCGGCGCGGCCTACGACCCCGCGTCGGAGTTCGTGTTCCCGTCCTCCTATGTGCCGCGCCACGAGAACTTCATCGAGTACGCGCGTCCGAGCTTCATCGAGGGCCGCTCCTACATCGCCGCCGCGCGCGACCTGATGGAGCGCATTTATGAAGACTTCACCTACGAGACGGACGCGACGGACGTCAGCACGCCCGCGCTGAGGGCGCTGGAGATGCGCCAGGGCGTCTGCCAGGATTTCGCGCACATCATGCTGGGCTGCCTGCGCAGCCTGGGGCTGCCGGGCCGCTACGTGAGCGGCTACCTGTTGACGGAGCCGCCGCCCGGCCGGCCGCGGCTGGTGGGCAGCGACGCGTCGCATGCGTGGGTGTCGGTGTACCTGCCCTCGGAAAGCGGCAAGGGCGAATGGGCGGACCTGGATCCGACGAACAATCGTGCGCCGGGCGAAGACTACGTCACCGTGGCGACGGGCCGCGACTATTCCGACGTGGCGCCGGTGCGCGGCGTGCTGCATGGCGGCGCGAACCACAAGCTGCGCGTCGCCGTGACGGTGGCGCCGGTGGCGGTTCGGGCTACTTCTGCGGACTAG
- a CDS encoding RcnB family protein, producing the protein MARRFLFLAALLAASWSAQAQPNDSPNMVPGNEAYYIEHPWERYGGPYDNRWYQQREQDYRNGIRGAGPGRDLRIGQRYPRELINRQYSVDNLRAHNLFVPPQGYRWYQVGADYVLVEMATGRIAQTRYGR; encoded by the coding sequence ATGGCACGACGATTCCTCTTCCTCGCGGCGCTGCTCGCCGCTTCGTGGTCCGCCCAGGCCCAACCCAACGACTCGCCCAACATGGTCCCGGGCAACGAGGCCTACTACATCGAGCATCCGTGGGAGCGCTATGGCGGGCCCTATGACAACCGCTGGTACCAGCAGCGGGAGCAGGATTACCGCAACGGGATCCGCGGCGCCGGGCCGGGGCGTGACTTGCGCATCGGCCAGCGCTATCCGCGCGAGCTGATCAATCGCCAGTACTCGGTCGACAACCTCCGCGCGCACAACCTGTTCGTACCGCCGCAGGGATACCGGTGGTATCAGGTGGGGGCGGACTATGTGCTGGTGGAGATGGCGACCGGGAGGATCGCGCAGACGCGGTACGGGCGCTGA
- a CDS encoding RidA family protein: MSVYDKLKELGITLPPVATPAAAYVPFVRTGNLVFLSGHIAKKDGKSWVGQLGKNMTTEEGKAAARAIAVDLMGTLHAAVGDLNQVKRIVKVMSLVNSTGDFTEQHLVTNGASELFGQVFGDKGAHARSAFGVAQIPTGACVEIELIAEV; encoded by the coding sequence ATGAGCGTCTACGACAAGCTGAAAGAACTCGGCATCACCCTTCCCCCCGTCGCCACCCCGGCCGCGGCGTACGTGCCCTTCGTGCGCACCGGCAACCTGGTGTTCCTCTCCGGGCACATCGCCAAGAAGGACGGCAAGTCCTGGGTCGGCCAGCTCGGCAAGAACATGACGACCGAGGAAGGCAAGGCCGCGGCCCGCGCCATCGCAGTCGACCTGATGGGCACCTTGCACGCCGCCGTGGGCGACCTGAACCAGGTCAAGCGCATCGTGAAGGTGATGAGCCTCGTCAACTCGACGGGCGACTTCACCGAGCAGCACCTGGTCACCAACGGCGCCAGCGAATTGTTCGGGCAGGTGTTCGGCGACAAGGGCGCGCACGCGCGCAGCGCCTTCGGCGTGGCGCAGATTCCCACCGGCGCGTGCGTCGAAATCGAGCTGATCGCGGAAGTCTGA
- a CDS encoding GMC family oxidoreductase: MTGGARQQAGGYDYIVVGAGSAGCVLANRLTADPACRVLLLEAGGEGGNFWLRLPIGYFRTIYDPRFSWQFPLEPQEATGMRAISWPRGKVLGGSSAINGLLYIRGQQADFDDWARLGATGWSYRDVLPYFKRSERYEGGESEFHGASGELCVSDLRNDHPYCQAWIDAGVEAGFGLNPDFNGPRTEGLGAYQLTLKGHWRCDAATAFLAPVRARPNLTVMTGVHVTRVLIESGRAVGVEWLQDGARQEARADAEVLLAAGALQSPQLLQLSGVGPAGLLREHGIDVKADSPDVGANLQDHYQARVIVKLRDRMSLNDQVRNPLSLAGMGLQWLLKQRGPLTVGAGQVGGMVCSEYAQDGRPDVLFNVMPLSVDKPGDPLHGFSGFSASATQCRPLSRGTVTLRSADPLQPPRIVSNYLTDPHDARVLVAGLKMLRRIYRQPSFRDLVSEEYMPGGQAAGDASLEAFARNKGGTVFHPAGTCRMGGDDRAVLDAQLRVRGVDRLRVIDASAMPTMVSTNTNAAAIMIGEKGAALVRQAQP, encoded by the coding sequence ATGACGGGCGGCGCGCGGCAGCAGGCCGGGGGCTACGACTACATCGTCGTGGGCGCCGGCTCCGCCGGCTGCGTGCTGGCCAACCGCCTGACAGCCGACCCGGCGTGCCGGGTGCTGCTGCTCGAAGCGGGTGGGGAGGGCGGCAACTTCTGGCTGCGCCTGCCCATCGGCTATTTCCGCACCATCTACGACCCGCGCTTTTCCTGGCAGTTTCCGCTGGAGCCGCAGGAGGCCACCGGCATGCGCGCCATTTCGTGGCCGCGCGGCAAGGTGCTCGGCGGCTCCAGCGCGATCAACGGGCTGCTCTACATCCGCGGGCAGCAGGCGGACTTCGACGACTGGGCGCGCCTGGGCGCCACGGGCTGGAGCTATCGCGACGTCCTGCCGTACTTCAAGCGGTCGGAACGCTATGAAGGCGGCGAGAGCGAATTCCATGGCGCCTCGGGCGAGTTGTGCGTCTCCGACCTGCGCAACGATCACCCGTATTGCCAGGCCTGGATCGATGCGGGCGTGGAGGCGGGCTTCGGGCTCAACCCGGACTTCAACGGGCCGCGCACGGAGGGGCTCGGCGCCTACCAGCTCACGCTGAAGGGCCATTGGCGCTGCGATGCCGCAACGGCATTTCTCGCGCCGGTGCGCGCGAGGCCCAACCTCACGGTGATGACGGGCGTGCATGTCACGCGCGTGTTGATCGAGTCGGGACGCGCCGTGGGCGTGGAGTGGCTGCAGGACGGGGCGCGGCAGGAGGCACGCGCCGACGCCGAGGTGCTGCTGGCGGCGGGTGCGCTGCAATCGCCCCAACTGCTGCAGCTGTCCGGTGTCGGCCCCGCCGGGCTCCTGCGCGAACACGGCATCGACGTGAAGGCCGATTCACCCGACGTGGGCGCGAACCTGCAGGACCACTACCAGGCGCGCGTCATCGTCAAGCTGCGCGACCGCATGTCGCTCAACGACCAGGTGCGCAACCCGCTCTCCCTGGCGGGCATGGGACTGCAGTGGCTGCTCAAGCAGCGCGGACCGCTGACGGTGGGGGCGGGGCAGGTGGGCGGCATGGTCTGCAGCGAATACGCGCAGGACGGCCGGCCCGACGTGCTGTTCAACGTGATGCCGCTGTCCGTGGACAAGCCCGGCGATCCGCTGCACGGCTTCTCCGGCTTTTCCGCGTCGGCGACGCAATGCCGGCCGCTCTCGCGCGGCACGGTGACGCTGCGTTCGGCCGACCCGCTGCAGCCGCCGCGCATCGTGTCCAACTACCTCACCGATCCGCACGATGCCCGGGTGCTCGTGGCGGGCCTGAAGATGCTGCGCAGGATCTACCGGCAACCGTCCTTTCGCGATCTCGTGTCCGAGGAGTACATGCCCGGCGGGCAGGCCGCCGGGGACGCGTCGCTGGAGGCCTTCGCGCGCAACAAGGGCGGCACGGTGTTCCATCCCGCCGGCACCTGTCGCATGGGCGGGGACGACCGCGCGGTGCTCGACGCGCAGTTGCGCGTGCGCGGCGTGGACCGGCTGCGCGTGATCGATGCGTCGGCCATGCCGACGATGGTGTCCACCAACACCAACGCGGCCGCGATCATGATCGGCGAGAAGGGCGCGGCGCTCGTGCGGCAGGCTCAACCGTAA